A region of Myxococcus stipitatus DSM 14675 DNA encodes the following proteins:
- a CDS encoding serine/threonine-protein kinase — MLSLRQGLSIAGRYRLLNILGKGGMGEIWAAYDEADKRGVAIKFMQAGPWLERDEHSRRFEREARLLADIDHPHIVRFLDFGSMEDVPYLVMELLVGEDLASRLSEARRLAAPEIVTLVKDVTAALEKLHDAGVIHRDIKPANIFFATDGTRETVKVIDFGVAKLVESTPSSSPPKTISQTILGTPLYMSPERLRGHEGDARSDLWSFAVVLFEASLGRTPFGDTESYLKELYDASRAAGLIGITLPLEVFQFFQRALAFEPDARFQSARAMWDAFLPLAESLSMLSLPPAAQALSSQPRSSERTGLVELQATDTKGVSPGPWLELAKGLPPKLEGHAAPIALFFDKLFMGFQWMSPNVIQLEGARFPQLDAQPFFAVFATGEDDHLATQAFKGYVDPLEQHLAVLQSIARKVVIAIVDATGLGGGVRGRIFEFQEKFGATVLPVHVGELGDALRGGTPYDFLLDRLSDFHTPPDVFSRTERTVDRTRMFGMSAQVNELTRLLRQGSPFVLLTGLPGSGKTSLLEMVRDGLGKTRFVRVRCIELVDRKMETVADAVMKALTDKPQEENAASVPLRQRLSQAFLHAVKRAQRKEERLVLVLDDADFCITAFTEAGIPEQERRDAREFWASLAEQSRAGSSAVVVTSLAGSLLSSTVIDGWANPLANQARVLRVGPLEAGDIRKLCTELGRQINVTFDTRALALITELSAGNVSVVRGLCGAAVRARRQERAATMLQSVHVGRADVQRAAQQLIHTGDEFRSSLLPWLGPLERRLMELVASQRTRTPAALRQAFTDAPEQCDAAFARLRHMGLIDHRDGRLTLTIPLLSMWVRHNFEPTAPEANRRQQRRIRSISLGVTLSLLLFGGYYLASQPGEVAWTSAKCQGQILYPSRTIPGQEEILFISRECNTEAPPDAEPLRLMARMGTFARVDKADTSRVLQGEGRPESIPADWRRLELPVTFRDVGRTSFELELQAANKSVATLVIRKDWVANLSGFMKALLALAGAIPALLGLLLSFHQEVSSKVRKLFPDERAETAPQPPPSG; from the coding sequence ATGCTCTCGCTTCGCCAGGGGTTGTCCATCGCCGGCCGATACCGGCTCCTCAACATCCTTGGCAAAGGAGGCATGGGGGAGATCTGGGCCGCCTACGACGAGGCCGACAAGCGCGGCGTGGCCATCAAGTTCATGCAGGCCGGCCCCTGGCTGGAGCGTGATGAGCACTCCCGCCGGTTCGAACGCGAGGCCCGGCTGCTGGCCGACATCGACCACCCCCACATCGTCCGCTTCCTCGACTTCGGCTCGATGGAGGATGTCCCCTACCTCGTGATGGAGCTGCTCGTGGGCGAGGACCTCGCCTCCCGGCTCAGCGAAGCGCGACGGCTGGCGGCTCCGGAAATCGTGACGCTGGTCAAGGACGTCACGGCCGCGCTCGAAAAACTCCACGACGCGGGGGTCATCCACCGCGACATCAAGCCCGCGAACATCTTCTTCGCGACCGACGGCACCCGCGAGACCGTCAAGGTGATCGACTTCGGCGTGGCGAAGCTCGTCGAGAGCACCCCGTCCTCCTCTCCCCCCAAGACCATCAGTCAGACGATTCTCGGGACGCCGCTGTACATGAGCCCCGAGCGGCTTCGAGGTCACGAGGGAGACGCTCGCAGCGACCTCTGGTCGTTCGCCGTCGTCCTCTTCGAGGCGAGCCTGGGGCGGACACCCTTCGGGGACACGGAGAGCTACCTGAAGGAGCTCTACGATGCCTCGAGGGCCGCGGGGCTCATCGGCATCACCCTTCCGCTGGAGGTCTTCCAGTTCTTCCAACGCGCGCTCGCCTTCGAGCCCGATGCACGCTTCCAGAGCGCCCGCGCGATGTGGGACGCATTCCTTCCGCTCGCGGAATCCCTCTCGATGCTCTCGCTGCCGCCAGCGGCCCAGGCTCTATCGAGCCAGCCCCGGAGCAGCGAGCGGACGGGCCTCGTCGAACTCCAGGCGACGGATACGAAGGGGGTCTCGCCGGGCCCGTGGCTCGAGCTGGCGAAGGGCCTTCCACCCAAACTGGAGGGGCACGCGGCCCCCATCGCCTTGTTCTTCGACAAGCTGTTCATGGGCTTCCAGTGGATGTCCCCCAACGTCATCCAGCTCGAGGGGGCGCGGTTCCCCCAGCTCGACGCCCAACCCTTCTTCGCGGTCTTCGCCACCGGAGAGGATGACCACCTCGCCACCCAGGCCTTCAAGGGCTACGTGGACCCACTGGAGCAACACCTCGCGGTGCTCCAGTCCATCGCGCGCAAGGTCGTCATCGCCATCGTGGACGCGACCGGGTTGGGGGGAGGCGTGCGAGGTCGCATCTTCGAGTTCCAGGAGAAGTTCGGAGCCACCGTCCTGCCCGTCCACGTCGGGGAGCTGGGCGATGCCCTCCGGGGCGGCACGCCCTACGACTTCCTGCTGGACCGACTGTCGGACTTCCACACGCCGCCGGACGTCTTCTCCCGGACCGAGCGCACCGTCGACCGCACGCGGATGTTCGGCATGAGCGCCCAGGTGAACGAGCTGACGCGCCTGCTGCGGCAAGGCAGCCCCTTCGTGCTCCTCACGGGGCTGCCGGGCTCCGGGAAGACCTCGCTCCTGGAGATGGTCCGCGACGGGCTGGGCAAAACCCGGTTCGTCCGGGTGCGCTGCATCGAGCTGGTGGACAGGAAGATGGAGACCGTGGCCGATGCCGTGATGAAGGCGTTGACCGACAAACCCCAGGAGGAGAACGCGGCCAGCGTGCCCCTGCGACAACGGCTCTCCCAGGCCTTCCTCCACGCCGTCAAGCGAGCGCAACGAAAGGAGGAGCGGCTCGTCCTGGTCCTCGATGACGCGGACTTCTGCATCACGGCCTTCACCGAGGCGGGCATCCCGGAGCAGGAGCGGAGGGACGCGCGGGAGTTCTGGGCGTCACTCGCCGAGCAGTCGCGCGCTGGGAGCAGCGCGGTGGTCGTGACGAGCCTGGCCGGCAGCCTGCTGTCCAGCACGGTGATTGACGGTTGGGCCAACCCCTTGGCCAACCAGGCGAGAGTGCTGCGTGTCGGGCCACTGGAGGCCGGAGACATCCGCAAGCTCTGCACGGAGCTTGGACGGCAGATCAACGTCACCTTCGACACGCGGGCACTCGCCCTCATCACGGAGCTCTCCGCTGGCAATGTCTCTGTCGTCCGCGGCCTCTGTGGCGCCGCCGTGCGCGCTCGCCGACAGGAGCGGGCCGCGACCATGCTCCAGTCCGTGCATGTCGGGCGCGCGGACGTGCAGCGGGCGGCGCAACAACTCATCCACACGGGCGATGAGTTTCGCAGCAGCCTGCTGCCCTGGCTGGGGCCGCTCGAGCGCAGGTTGATGGAGCTGGTTGCGAGCCAGCGGACCCGGACCCCCGCGGCGCTCCGGCAGGCGTTCACCGATGCTCCCGAGCAATGCGACGCGGCGTTCGCCCGGTTGCGGCACATGGGGCTCATCGACCATCGAGATGGCCGATTGACCCTCACCATCCCCTTGCTCTCCATGTGGGTGCGCCACAACTTCGAGCCCACCGCGCCGGAAGCCAACAGGCGCCAGCAGCGGAGGATTCGCTCCATCTCGCTCGGAGTCACCCTCAGCCTGCTGCTCTTCGGGGGCTATTACCTCGCCTCGCAGCCGGGTGAGGTCGCCTGGACGAGCGCGAAGTGTCAGGGGCAGATCCTCTACCCGAGCCGGACCATCCCCGGGCAGGAGGAGATCCTGTTCATCTCCCGGGAGTGCAACACCGAGGCTCCCCCGGACGCCGAGCCCCTTCGGCTCATGGCCCGCATGGGCACCTTTGCCCGCGTGGACAAGGCCGACACCTCGAGGGTGCTCCAAGGCGAGGGCCGGCCGGAATCCATCCCCGCGGATTGGCGGCGTCTGGAGTTGCCTGTGACGTTCCGGGACGTGGGGCGCACGAGCTTCGAGCTGGAGTTGCAGGCAGCGAACAAGAGCGTAGCGACACTTGTCATCCGGAAGGACTGGGTGGCCAATCTCTCTGGATTCATGAAGGCGCTGCTCGCCCTCGCGGGAGCCATCCCCGCCCTGCTCGGGCTGCTCCTCTCCTTCCATCAGGAGGTCTCCTCCAAAGTGCGGAAGTTGTTCCCGGACGAACGGGCGGAGACGGCGCCACAGCCCCCTCCCTCCGGCTGA
- a CDS encoding YdeI/OmpD-associated family protein: MSPAKKTPPAKKSAPAKKSAPAKKKAPAEKAAPAAKKVSAPPGATPTGDLPIVFFADAGAFDTWLAKHHATSSGAWLKLSKKGATVTSLTYNEAVERALIWGWIDSQKGRFDEAAYILKFTPRGPRSIWSKINRDKAAALIAEGRVKPSGLAEIERAKKDGRWDAAYDSQSKATIPEDLAQALAANPRAEAFFATLNSVNRYAILFRIHNVKKAETRARKIVQYVDMLARHEKIHD; the protein is encoded by the coding sequence ATGAGCCCCGCCAAGAAGACGCCCCCCGCGAAGAAGAGCGCACCCGCGAAGAAGAGCGCACCCGCGAAGAAGAAGGCTCCGGCCGAGAAGGCGGCTCCCGCCGCGAAGAAGGTCTCCGCGCCGCCGGGCGCGACGCCTACCGGGGATTTGCCCATCGTCTTCTTCGCCGATGCAGGCGCCTTCGACACGTGGCTCGCGAAGCACCACGCCACCTCGAGCGGCGCGTGGCTCAAGCTCTCCAAGAAGGGCGCCACCGTCACCTCGCTCACCTACAACGAGGCCGTGGAGCGCGCGCTCATCTGGGGCTGGATTGACAGCCAGAAGGGCCGCTTCGACGAGGCGGCGTACATCCTGAAGTTCACCCCGCGCGGCCCTCGCAGCATCTGGTCGAAAATCAACCGCGACAAGGCCGCGGCCCTCATCGCCGAGGGCCGCGTGAAGCCCTCGGGCCTCGCTGAAATCGAGCGCGCGAAGAAGGATGGCCGCTGGGATGCGGCCTATGACTCGCAGAGCAAGGCCACCATCCCCGAGGACCTCGCCCAGGCGCTCGCGGCCAACCCTCGCGCGGAGGCGTTCTTCGCCACCCTCAACTCCGTGAACCGCTACGCCATCCTCTTCCGCATCCACAACGTGAAGAAGGCGGAGACGCGCGCTCGGAAGATTGTCCAGTACGTGGACATGCTCGCGCGCCACGAGAAGATCCACGACTGA
- a CDS encoding glutathione S-transferase family protein, with product MHTLYGLGVSGWTEKARWALSHHGIEYRYREHTPLIGELALRWRTPNGPRPTTVPLLLEDTRVTMGSFNIARRAEELSTGAPPLFPASALPTIQRWEEVGDHVLRIARASVLRRMLDNPRALDESLPSFIPRFLHAVSRPTARMGVSFLARKHSAVADPEAAIRDTVIPTLERLRTELRGRPYLMDEGFTYADVTACTMLQFARPMDEAWWPLAPATREVWHHEPLAAAFPDLLEWRAALYEKHRRPPPRALPSGTNSASAA from the coding sequence ATGCACACCCTCTATGGGCTTGGTGTTTCGGGTTGGACGGAGAAGGCTCGCTGGGCGCTGTCTCATCACGGCATCGAGTACCGCTACCGAGAGCACACGCCCCTCATCGGGGAGCTGGCGCTGCGCTGGCGCACGCCGAACGGACCGCGACCCACCACCGTGCCCCTGCTCCTCGAGGACACCCGTGTGACGATGGGCTCGTTCAACATCGCGCGGCGCGCGGAGGAACTGAGCACGGGCGCACCGCCCCTGTTCCCCGCCTCCGCGCTGCCCACCATCCAGCGCTGGGAAGAGGTGGGTGACCACGTGCTGCGCATCGCCCGCGCCAGTGTGCTGCGCCGCATGCTCGACAACCCGCGCGCCCTGGACGAGAGCCTGCCGTCCTTCATCCCGCGCTTCCTGCATGCGGTCTCCAGGCCCACGGCGCGGATGGGCGTGAGCTTCCTCGCGCGCAAGCACAGCGCCGTCGCGGACCCGGAGGCCGCCATCCGCGACACCGTCATCCCCACGCTGGAGCGCCTGCGCACCGAGCTCCGCGGCCGCCCCTACTTGATGGACGAGGGCTTCACCTACGCGGACGTCACCGCGTGCACCATGCTCCAGTTCGCACGGCCCATGGATGAAGCCTGGTGGCCCCTGGCCCCCGCCACGCGCGAGGTCTGGCACCACGAGCCCCTGGCCGCCGCCTTCCCCGACCTGCTCGAGTGGCGAGCGGCGCTCTACGAGAAGCACCGCCGCCCGCCGCCGCGTGCCCTTCCCTCGGGCACGAACAGCGCGTCCGCCGCGTGA
- a CDS encoding ABC transporter permease produces the protein MRLSRASAVVLRQYYLLKGSPSRIFPLFAWVAVDIVLWGFITRYLGSITATPGMSLLPSLLGAVLLWNFLTRVMHGVTMAFFEDVWSRNFLNVFATPLSISEYVLGLVLSSIATSSVGLVVMLVVAGAVFGLSMFIYGAMLVPFILVLFLFGIALGIIGIAVVLRLGPSAEWFIWPIPALLSPFVGVFYPLSTLPSWMQGLSRLLPPSYVFEGMRAIVNGGSVSWTSLLAGGGLAVFYILLAAFFFTRVFRHAVRTGLIARYSAESVS, from the coding sequence ATGCGCTTGTCCCGCGCCTCCGCCGTCGTCCTGCGGCAGTACTACCTGCTCAAGGGGAGCCCCTCGCGCATCTTCCCCCTCTTCGCGTGGGTGGCCGTCGATATCGTGCTGTGGGGTTTCATCACCCGCTACCTGGGCTCCATCACCGCCACGCCTGGCATGAGCCTGTTGCCCTCGCTCCTGGGCGCGGTGCTGCTGTGGAACTTCCTCACCCGCGTCATGCACGGCGTGACGATGGCCTTCTTCGAGGACGTCTGGTCGCGCAACTTCCTCAACGTCTTCGCCACGCCGCTGTCCATCAGCGAGTACGTGCTGGGGCTGGTGCTCTCCAGCATCGCGACGAGCTCTGTGGGCCTCGTCGTGATGCTCGTCGTCGCCGGAGCGGTGTTCGGCCTGTCGATGTTCATCTACGGCGCCATGCTGGTGCCATTCATCCTGGTGCTGTTCCTGTTCGGAATCGCGCTGGGAATCATCGGCATCGCGGTGGTGCTGCGACTGGGGCCGTCCGCGGAGTGGTTCATCTGGCCCATCCCGGCGCTGCTGTCGCCCTTCGTCGGCGTGTTCTATCCGTTGTCTACGTTGCCCTCGTGGATGCAGGGACTCTCGCGCCTGCTGCCACCGTCGTATGTCTTTGAAGGTATGCGAGCCATCGTCAACGGGGGCTCGGTCTCCTGGACGTCCCTGCTCGCGGGGGGCGGGCTCGCGGTGTTCTACATCCTGCTGGCCGCCTTCTTCTTCACCCGCGTCTTCCGGCACGCCGTGCGCACCGGCCTCATCGCCCGCTACAGCGCGGAGAGCGTGAGCTGA
- a CDS encoding ABC transporter ATP-binding protein, with amino-acid sequence MATASSTVLSVRELSKSYAGNSAVDHISFEVGPNEIVGLLGPNGAGKTTTINMVLGVLEPTSGAIHIQGVDLARERSRALEQTNFAAVYAPLPGNLTVVQNLRYFGLIYGVKNISERIESLLQEFDLQRFRDTKSGVLSSGEQTRVALAKAMLNQPRLLLLDEPTASLDPATAKDIRARIRDFAAKGSGGVLWTSHNMYEVEEVCHRVLFMSHGKVLLQGDPRKLPQEHGKATLEELFITVAREPLTLETP; translated from the coding sequence ATGGCCACCGCCTCCAGCACCGTGCTCTCCGTCCGGGAGCTCTCCAAGTCGTACGCGGGCAACAGCGCCGTGGACCACATCTCCTTCGAGGTCGGTCCCAACGAAATCGTCGGACTGCTCGGCCCCAACGGCGCGGGGAAGACCACGACCATCAACATGGTGCTCGGTGTGTTGGAGCCCACCTCTGGCGCCATCCACATCCAGGGGGTGGACCTCGCGAGGGAGCGCTCACGGGCCCTGGAGCAGACCAACTTCGCCGCCGTCTACGCGCCGCTCCCGGGCAACCTCACCGTCGTCCAGAACCTGCGCTACTTCGGCCTCATCTACGGCGTGAAGAACATCTCCGAGCGCATCGAGTCCCTGCTCCAGGAGTTCGACCTCCAGCGCTTCCGGGACACCAAGAGCGGCGTGCTCTCTTCTGGAGAGCAGACCCGCGTCGCGCTCGCCAAGGCGATGCTCAACCAGCCTCGGCTGTTGCTCCTCGACGAGCCCACCGCCTCGCTGGACCCGGCGACGGCCAAGGACATCCGCGCGCGCATCCGAGACTTCGCCGCGAAGGGCTCGGGCGGCGTGCTCTGGACGTCTCACAACATGTACGAGGTGGAGGAGGTCTGCCACCGCGTGCTCTTCATGTCGCACGGCAAGGTGCTGCTCCAGGGGGACCCGCGCAAGCTGCCTCAGGAGCACGGCAAGGCCACGCTCGAGGAGCTGTTCATCACCGTGGCCCGCGAGCCGCTCACGCTGGAGACTCCCTAG
- a CDS encoding immunity protein Imm33 domain-containing protein, which yields MARTSESVTVELGFVDLPEGILVILDPGLGRFWRHDEPPTSPRKKDAEAWDLRLVGRDAEAAGKAYDREFDATYLFDRTNPPDAIAHFDGFAKEQGFEARAEVLSERVTHVERARRTVESGGGLGVVKYNGLWAVAVGGLPTDRGLRLVGIPMPEGEFKGRWRSLDLIVEEGATVVRSDEVAGVMVDHGQLFFAGLLPLGSFRMWQPADGLADFVFHGRDAAELAKQVGAGDLGEGVFGWKDVPMEAVGEKATPTQERIEQENLAVGVDYRPHCNLEKLNALLRASPEDAASLELAGARTVGCGNRWGDGVFTVSRHFDAEGRVVLVRVELGTEERQRMMRKLRLLSQTAIVTRTVLEGGKPIRFADRMEPHNPRDSGWAFSSGEEPEGSMDDVSTLTLVSLRELVHRAPALEAILEAPVGSLFRLENDRYVEDEA from the coding sequence ATGGCCCGCACCTCAGAGTCCGTCACCGTCGAGCTGGGATTTGTCGACCTGCCCGAAGGCATCCTCGTCATCCTCGACCCCGGCCTGGGGCGCTTCTGGCGTCACGACGAGCCGCCCACCTCTCCGCGCAAGAAGGACGCGGAGGCGTGGGATTTGCGGCTGGTGGGCCGCGACGCGGAGGCGGCGGGCAAGGCGTATGACCGGGAGTTCGACGCGACCTACCTCTTCGACCGCACGAATCCACCGGACGCCATCGCCCACTTCGACGGCTTCGCGAAGGAGCAGGGGTTCGAGGCGCGCGCGGAGGTGCTGTCCGAGCGCGTGACGCATGTCGAGCGTGCCCGCCGGACCGTGGAGTCTGGCGGAGGGCTGGGCGTCGTGAAGTACAACGGCCTGTGGGCCGTGGCGGTGGGCGGCCTTCCGACGGACCGGGGCTTGCGGCTCGTCGGTATCCCCATGCCCGAGGGGGAGTTCAAGGGGCGCTGGCGCTCGCTCGACCTCATCGTGGAGGAGGGCGCGACGGTGGTGCGCTCGGACGAGGTCGCCGGAGTGATGGTGGATCACGGGCAGCTCTTCTTCGCGGGGCTCCTGCCGCTGGGGAGCTTCCGCATGTGGCAGCCGGCCGATGGGCTGGCGGACTTCGTGTTCCACGGTCGGGATGCCGCCGAGCTCGCGAAGCAGGTGGGGGCAGGGGACCTTGGGGAGGGCGTCTTCGGGTGGAAGGACGTGCCGATGGAGGCGGTGGGGGAGAAGGCGACGCCCACTCAGGAGCGCATCGAGCAGGAGAACCTCGCGGTGGGCGTGGACTACCGGCCGCACTGCAACCTGGAGAAGTTGAACGCGCTGTTGCGCGCGAGCCCCGAGGACGCGGCCTCCCTGGAGCTGGCGGGCGCGAGGACGGTGGGGTGTGGCAACCGGTGGGGCGATGGTGTGTTCACCGTCAGCCGCCACTTCGATGCGGAGGGTCGGGTCGTGCTCGTCCGAGTGGAGCTGGGCACGGAGGAGCGGCAGCGGATGATGCGCAAGCTGCGGCTGCTGAGTCAGACCGCCATCGTCACGCGGACCGTCCTGGAGGGCGGCAAGCCCATCCGCTTCGCCGACCGGATGGAGCCCCACAACCCGCGTGACAGCGGCTGGGCGTTCTCGTCGGGCGAGGAGCCCGAGGGCTCGATGGATGATGTGTCGACCCTCACGCTCGTCTCGCTGCGTGAGCTGGTCCATCGTGCTCCCGCACTGGAGGCCATCCTGGAGGCTCCCGTGGGCTCTCTGTTCCGTCTGGAGAACGACCGCTACGTGGAGGACGAGGCGTAG
- a CDS encoding LolA family protein has translation MNPFSLRRALPKVVAASLLVSMPALADWVGELRVKSAPVPGQKAPSETKGKMYGRTGMLRMDLSPAEVPGGMSIIFDWQKRTGTTLFHQRKAATVRSLDELPVKIPGECSGTGQDFDACFTAQGYKKTGSAKVNGHPTDIYEGVPPGAEGSIQRQKVWRPTDLPEVAYVRSYTYDMAGKLQSEIDVLNIQTGAQPASVFTVPADYDELDAAAGAGNALQSFKPEDFKGKTPQQIQEMIRQRMSQQQGKPPSAAPAPAPKK, from the coding sequence ATGAACCCTTTCTCACTCCGCCGCGCGCTGCCGAAGGTCGTCGCCGCCTCGCTGTTGGTCTCCATGCCCGCCCTCGCGGATTGGGTGGGAGAGCTGCGCGTGAAGAGCGCGCCGGTGCCCGGACAGAAGGCGCCCTCGGAGACGAAGGGCAAGATGTACGGCCGCACGGGCATGCTGCGCATGGACCTGTCCCCCGCGGAGGTTCCGGGCGGCATGTCCATCATCTTCGACTGGCAGAAGCGCACGGGCACCACGCTCTTCCACCAGCGCAAGGCGGCCACGGTGCGCAGCCTGGACGAGCTCCCCGTGAAGATTCCCGGCGAGTGCTCGGGCACGGGTCAGGACTTCGACGCGTGTTTCACCGCGCAGGGCTACAAGAAGACGGGCTCCGCGAAGGTGAACGGCCACCCGACGGACATCTACGAGGGCGTCCCTCCCGGCGCCGAGGGCAGCATCCAGCGCCAGAAGGTGTGGCGGCCCACGGACCTCCCCGAGGTGGCCTACGTGCGCAGCTACACCTACGACATGGCCGGCAAGCTCCAGTCGGAGATTGACGTCCTGAACATCCAGACGGGCGCCCAGCCGGCCTCGGTCTTCACCGTGCCCGCGGACTACGACGAGCTGGACGCGGCGGCGGGCGCGGGCAACGCACTCCAGTCCTTCAAGCCCGAGGACTTCAAGGGCAAGACGCCTCAGCAGATCCAGGAGATGATTCGTCAGCGCATGTCCCAGCAGCAGGGCAAGCCGCCCTCGGCTGCGCCCGCGCCCGCGCCGAAGAAGTAG
- a CDS encoding macro domain-containing protein encodes MPRPPLQLHLRDLSHALVEAWREEFDGLPHVTISRGDIFSERDGAVSDSDPIDIRADAIISPANSFGFMDGGIDAVYTYQLGPQLQENLRERLAQEHGGELPVGQAVLVPTGRPEIPWCISAPTMRVPRDVSDTVNAFLAFRAALRCVLAHNETAARKPIRSLLTPGLGTAVGHMPPARCARQMKEAWLRTIVGPPFIPRSLREAANDELRLRE; translated from the coding sequence ATGCCCAGGCCGCCCCTCCAGCTCCACCTCCGCGACTTGAGTCACGCCCTCGTGGAGGCCTGGCGCGAGGAGTTCGACGGCCTCCCCCACGTCACCATCTCCCGAGGCGACATCTTCTCCGAGCGCGATGGCGCGGTCTCCGACAGCGACCCCATCGACATCCGCGCGGACGCCATCATCAGCCCCGCCAACAGCTTCGGCTTCATGGATGGCGGCATCGACGCGGTGTACACGTACCAGCTCGGCCCCCAGCTCCAGGAGAACCTGCGCGAGCGGCTCGCGCAGGAGCACGGAGGCGAGCTGCCCGTGGGACAGGCCGTGCTCGTGCCCACGGGGCGGCCGGAGATTCCGTGGTGTATCAGCGCGCCCACCATGCGCGTCCCCAGGGATGTCAGCGACACGGTGAACGCCTTCCTCGCCTTCAGGGCGGCGCTGCGGTGCGTGCTGGCCCACAACGAGACCGCCGCGCGCAAGCCCATCCGCTCGCTGCTCACCCCGGGCCTGGGAACCGCGGTGGGCCACATGCCGCCCGCGCGGTGTGCCCGGCAGATGAAGGAGGCCTGGCTGCGCACCATCGTCGGTCCGCCCTTCATCCCCAGGTCGCTGCGTGAGGCCGCCAACGACGAGCTCCGACTGAGGGAGTAG